aaaaaccttgtaGGCATGCTTCCCTAGAGTGAGGCTTACTTTCCaactgagaactgctacctcagattcatgggagccaccacaactggCACACGTGCGTGACTGAGTAGAGCAATTTGAACTATGACTATGCACATAGACGGCAGTGGGCTGCGGAGCAACAGTGTTTGGGTGGGTGCAACGGCGTCATGTTCAGCTTTTCTCTGGTGGGGGAGGCGGGAAGCTTGGTGAGGGAAGTAAGTTCAGTTTCTGGAGTGCTGTGAGCAtgccccctgaaaaaaaattaattagctaTTCTAGGAGCATTTTTAAGCCACAACCAGAGCTATAGAGGTGTATTTGGGCAAAAAAATCATGAGAGTGTAATccttggggggtgaggggggcaagccagaccttgagggggCAATCAGAGTCTGGGGgcaattgccccccccccatacGACACCCCTAGCTGGGTAGCCAAACACCAACATTTCTGGCACTGACGGGGAAGAGGTTGATATAGTCAAACAGAGCAGAGAACCGCCAATAAAGtcttcatgggggaggtcatgtctatggaagctTATTACTGGCCTCTGGGAAGATTAATGCAGCACTGTACTGTTGCTGCATCACAGTCAGCGAGGTGGGAAGAACACAGGAAGCTTTAATAACATCAGAGGTCTTGCAGATTTATTGGTTTTAACCTTTAACCCTTAATAACATTGGAGTAGATAATTGGCTGACTTGGGTATCAGTATGTCATGCACTGGAATcaaattgttttatttacaagTTAATTGTGGTCAGAGAAGGGTGTGAGTACGAGTATGAATGTGAGCAGAAGtgtatatatgagtttgtgtgtgaataaCTGAGAGCAAAAAAGAATGTAGACTGAGAGGATATCTGTTGCCAGTGGGTTAAGAGAGAAGGACAAACCTTCTGAGATGAAGTACCTATTCTGATATCAAAGAAGGCTTTTCTTAATTGGCTATTTTTATATGACGGGTGTTTTAGGAGCAGTTATCACAAAACAACTTACATCAAATTTGTTTTCTTGATTAATCCATTCAAGCCAGGTATTGCACTATCCACTGTAATTTTGACATTCCTTGATATCCCcactgcttgatttttttttggaaagttttatttctaatgctataaatatcattactgttattattactattgtttgttAAGTGATGGGATTATTATGCTCCTATCAATAAAaactagcaataataattttttttctagaaatcaaggaaaaaggtaaatagatcAGATCAGCTACaaactagtaattgactccttgatgactaTGTTCTTGTGGGGCCATCTATGTGTGAgcaaaattaataaaactaaaatcacaatggacatggcatgtatgggCATACATTTCAGCATCAGTGGATTAATAATGATGTCATATCAAGGCATAAGTTGGACTCTGGACATCACACCTAATAAAAGTTTTCTACcactaagaaaaaattaaaaattaattttgaacTATGTCTATGTCTGCGGTATATTTAACTTAACTTTATGTGGAAGatctttgtctttcattctcattatttgttgaaatggataataaaacaaacaaaataaaaacatctttttatatataaactgctTGCTGtacatatttcttatataaagatatatatatatatatatatatatatacaaacaaatggtGACATATCAAATCGAAGTCTAAAGTAATCATCTCAAGAGAAATAGCTTCTCATGTgggcaaaaattttatataatagttgCATGTTGAACACTGACTACTCACAATactttataaaagaatataataactaatacacTTTTATACCTACAATAATTGgggaaattatgatataataaacattaaactcttacttgaaaatgttttttacttttttcttggaaattcatctttatctttatctttttgtagGTTAACATAGAGTTTAGTGACATTATCCTCAGATTTAAGTCTCCCCTGGAATTCCAAGCAACGACGTGATTCTTTCTGATGATACTTTATTCTCCCATAATGTGAGGAGGTTCATTCCACTGCTACGGCCCATGGGTGCTAGAGGAGGTGGAattgttcttcttctcttgctatctggTAAAGAGAGGTCCCCTGCTGTATGTTTGCCTCCTCCACCAGACCCAAACTCAGCCTTGTCTCTATCTGCAACATAGTTACAGTCGTCTAATTCCTTCAGTGCCTGATCAATGTCAACTTTCTCATCTCCTTTGTATTCTGGGTTGCAGCTTTGTTGGACATTCCATCAGGCATTCAAGAACTTTTTCATGTGCTGGAGTATGAAGATGGAGCTGGAGGTATTGTTCAAGCTCTGGCCCACACTGCCCTATACTGGTCCTCCTCgtttcattcccttccctctctgccctGCCATGGAGATGGGAGAGGGTCTCCTCGAGCTTCCATGTTCATCAGATACAGAATCACCTGCTTGCATTCAACCACTTCATCCTCTGTTAGATTGTCTTCTAGCATTAATGCTGCCAGAGGTTCAATCTGAGGACCCAAATTGAAAAGTGATGTTGAAGACAATGTTATTGGCCAGTACTTAGTGTGTCTGTTAAGTTGTTCTTTGCTCCGCTCAAGTGGTGTCAAGCTCTCTTCACTTTCTGATGTGGGTGCTGGAAATGGGGCTAATTTATTTGCTTTAATTAGTTCTCCAAAATCAGGAATCCTGTAGTCAGTAACCCTGCCTCCACATCCCTCACTGATTGACGGTGGATCTTCCAGTATACTACGTGAAGTGTACATagtgtgaatataaatatctcCTCCATGGCAAGCCAGCATGTGTGATATGACTTTACTTCCTGACTTGCGTGGCATTTCCAACATAACCCATCGTCCGTTCAGTAAGAAAATTTGTTAGACAAAGAAGAAGGTCTGCTATTAACATCAACAGATGTTATCCTATAGGCAGATGAGCAGTGCTGCAATTCCATGCTAGCATTGCTGCGAGGAGTACACCACTTGAGTGTTACTGTCTCATAATCTGTACCTTCACGATATGTCTTAAGATGTGCAGTTTCTGATGGAATTCCTTTTAAAATTGCTGCATGAGGGGTTGCTGGATGGAATAGTTCAACATCGTAGTTTGCTGATGAACTTGCCATTTTGCTCCTCTTTCATTGGTATACCAGTCACTGTGGTTGAGGCTAAGTCATAGTGTTTCAGCACCAGATTGCAAAGTTTTGGAGCTAAGGCAGTCCCACACTGGATGTTTGTGAACTCACAGGACACAATAGTAGACACATCTGGCCATGATTTGATCGGCATAGGGCATGGTGGACCCTCTGGCCACAAGTTGAGAATGACAAGGTCACAGTGATTGATTGCCATTAAATTATCTGTGGCAGCAGCATTCTTGTTCATGTACAATAAGGTTCCATG
This is a stretch of genomic DNA from Penaeus monodon isolate SGIC_2016 unplaced genomic scaffold, NSTDA_Pmon_1 PmonScaffold_13313, whole genome shotgun sequence. It encodes these proteins:
- the LOC119569196 gene encoding LOW QUALITY PROTEIN: integrator complex subunit 13-like (The sequence of the model RefSeq protein was modified relative to this genomic sequence to represent the inferred CDS: deleted 3 bases in 2 codons), with amino-acid sequence MNKNAAATDNLMAINHCDLVILNLWPEGPPCPMPIKSWPDVSTIVSCEFTNIQCGTALAPKLCNLVLKHYDLASTTVTGIPMKEEQNASSSANYDVELFHPATPHAAILKGIPSETAHLKTYREGTDYETVTLKWCTPRSNASMELQHCSSAYRITSVDVNSRPSSLSNKFLLNGRWVMLEMPRKSGSKVISHMLACHGGDIYIHTMYTSRSILEDPPSISEGCGGRVTDYRIPDFGELIKANKLAPFPAPTSESEESLTPLERSKEQLNRHTKYWPITLSSTSLFNLGPQIEPLAALMLEDNLTEDEVVECKQVILYLMNMEARGDPLPSPWQGREGRE